One genomic region from Jilunia laotingensis encodes:
- a CDS encoding metal-dependent hydrolase family protein, with translation MSQGILINNVHIFDGHNEKVIYGNILIKDNQIKTISESPIPINDGNDTIIDGQQKFLMPGLIDAHWHAYMACNTMIDLLTADTAYTQFKAGQEAGATLLRGFTTIRDAGGPVFGLKRAIDEGIIIGPRIYPSGSLISQTGGHGDFRAVYDEPRPFDCCGLTHTEEIGAAIIADGIDAVTVAARNNLRLGASQIKLMTGGGVASLYDRLEDTQFFEEEIHAAVKAAEDAGTYVMVHVYVPRAIQRAIQAGVKSIEHGHLIDEPTMKLIAEKEVWLSMQPFTLEDNKFPTKEQQEKHELVVNGTDKTYQLAKKYKVKLAWGTDLLFNPTNTKNQNQGIIKLQKWFTNFEILKMVTHDNAQLLSLSGMRNPYPGKLGVIEENALADIILVDGNPLEDITLLGNPEKYFVMIMKDGKIYRNIL, from the coding sequence ATGAGTCAAGGCATATTAATCAACAATGTCCATATCTTTGATGGACATAACGAGAAAGTAATTTACGGAAATATTCTGATAAAAGATAATCAGATAAAAACAATCTCCGAATCTCCTATTCCCATCAATGACGGAAATGACACAATCATAGATGGCCAACAAAAATTCCTGATGCCAGGCTTGATAGATGCACACTGGCATGCATATATGGCATGTAATACCATGATTGATTTGCTGACAGCCGATACAGCTTATACACAATTCAAAGCAGGACAAGAAGCAGGCGCAACTTTGCTCCGGGGTTTTACCACTATTCGTGATGCGGGAGGACCAGTCTTCGGATTAAAACGCGCCATCGATGAAGGAATCATCATCGGTCCCCGCATTTATCCTAGTGGATCTCTCATTTCACAAACCGGTGGTCATGGTGATTTCCGGGCAGTTTACGATGAACCACGTCCTTTCGATTGCTGCGGATTGACACATACTGAAGAAATTGGAGCAGCCATCATTGCAGACGGAATAGATGCTGTAACAGTTGCAGCACGCAATAACCTTCGTTTAGGAGCAAGTCAAATAAAATTAATGACCGGAGGAGGTGTTGCTTCTCTATATGACCGTTTGGAGGATACTCAATTTTTCGAAGAAGAAATCCATGCAGCAGTGAAAGCTGCAGAAGATGCTGGAACCTATGTAATGGTACACGTATATGTACCAAGAGCCATTCAACGGGCTATTCAGGCAGGCGTAAAAAGCATTGAGCATGGGCATCTCATTGATGAACCGACAATGAAGCTTATAGCGGAAAAAGAAGTATGGCTGAGTATGCAACCTTTTACTTTGGAAGATAATAAATTTCCTACGAAAGAACAACAAGAGAAACATGAACTGGTCGTCAACGGTACAGATAAAACGTATCAGTTAGCAAAAAAATACAAAGTCAAGTTAGCTTGGGGAACAGATTTATTATTTAATCCAACCAATACAAAGAACCAAAATCAAGGAATTATCAAATTACAAAAATGGTTCACCAATTTCGAAATACTTAAAATGGTTACTCATGACAACGCCCAACTTCTTTCTTTGTCAGGAATGAGAAACCCTTATCCCGGCAAACTAGGAGTTATTGAAGAAAATGCATTAGCAGACATCATTTTAGTTGATGGTAATCCGCTTGAGGATATCACATTATTGGGAAACCCTGAAAAATATTTTGTGATGATAATGAAGGATGGCAAAATATATAGAAACATTTTATAA